The following proteins are co-located in the Microbacterium immunditiarum genome:
- a CDS encoding methyltransferase domain-containing protein — MDDCCAPRGIDGYEREFDDRFAHRLARDYRRNGAPAAARRIVEVATSTGLDGASVLEIGGGIGDIQLELLRHGAAHATNLELSGAYESEALRLLDEAGMRGRATRSVGIDIAATPEAVETSDVVVLHRVVCCYPDYRRLLDAAAQHARRAVVFSHPPRTFVTMAGVGLLNLLYRLRRHPYRAFVHPPDAMIGVLERHGFEPLYRDREGTWCIVGAVRSL, encoded by the coding sequence GTGGACGACTGCTGTGCTCCACGCGGGATCGACGGATACGAGCGCGAGTTCGACGACCGGTTCGCGCACCGGCTGGCGCGGGATTATCGCCGGAACGGTGCGCCGGCCGCCGCTCGACGCATCGTGGAGGTCGCGACATCGACGGGGTTGGACGGCGCATCCGTTCTCGAGATCGGCGGCGGAATCGGCGACATCCAGCTCGAACTGCTTCGACACGGAGCGGCCCACGCGACGAACCTCGAGCTGTCCGGCGCGTACGAGTCGGAAGCGCTGCGGCTGCTCGACGAGGCGGGGATGCGTGGGCGCGCGACCCGCAGCGTCGGGATCGACATCGCCGCCACGCCCGAAGCGGTCGAAACTTCCGACGTCGTCGTCCTGCATCGGGTGGTGTGCTGCTACCCGGACTACCGCCGCCTGCTCGACGCGGCCGCACAGCATGCTCGCCGGGCGGTCGTCTTCAGCCACCCACCGCGCACGTTCGTCACGATGGCCGGCGTGGGACTGCTGAACCTGCTGTACAGGCTGAGGCGCCACCCCTATCGCGCGTTCGTGCATCCACCGGATGCGATGATCGGCGTCCTCGAACGACACGGGTTCGAACCGCTTTACCGCGATCGCGAGGGCACGTGGTGCATCGTCGGTGCCGTCAGGAGCTTGTGA
- a CDS encoding GyrI-like domain-containing protein, which produces MTRIENQEPGIVQLQQQQCAVLHERVPMASLTEFFSRAFHLTMAAAQKQGRQIIGPPLAIYFGTPTDVVDVAAGFPVDAAIEEDGTVTPQALPAGRAVEVLHQGAYDELGTTYERLTAWMRDSELTPGEVMWESYLNEPDPNHPESARTLVTWPIADSR; this is translated from the coding sequence ATGACCAGGATCGAGAACCAGGAGCCCGGCATCGTCCAGCTTCAGCAGCAGCAGTGCGCCGTCCTGCACGAGCGAGTGCCCATGGCAAGCCTCACCGAGTTCTTCTCCCGCGCGTTCCACCTCACGATGGCCGCCGCTCAGAAGCAGGGCAGGCAGATCATCGGACCGCCGCTCGCGATCTACTTCGGCACGCCCACCGACGTCGTCGATGTCGCGGCCGGCTTCCCGGTCGACGCCGCGATCGAGGAAGACGGAACGGTGACACCGCAGGCGCTTCCGGCCGGCCGGGCGGTCGAGGTGCTGCATCAGGGCGCGTACGACGAACTCGGAACCACCTACGAGCGATTGACGGCGTGGATGCGCGACTCGGAGCTGACGCCCGGAGAGGTGATGTGGGAGTCCTACCTGAACGAGCCCGACCCCAATCACCCCGAATCGGCGAGGACGCTCGTGACCTGGCCGATCGCAGACTCTCGCTGA
- a CDS encoding CDP-alcohol phosphatidyltransferase family protein, translated as MGIVQWVPWWFAVVGFAALAGVSALSPLSLIGVAAGIAYLVVSSLLLALGLRRRGAARFGQANIVTATRSVLVGLITAIVVSSFTESVSTPLLVSLSAIALALDGVDGYVARRTSSESELGAQFDMEVDAFLLLVLSVYCGPIVGWWVLAFGLMRYAFVAAGLVLAWMRTPLPPRYWRKAVAAICGVALTVVASRLFPEVVAMGVALAALALLVESFARDVTWLTRTHLSRVNRSGIRLVSTEEASTEEA; from the coding sequence ATGGGAATCGTTCAGTGGGTGCCGTGGTGGTTCGCGGTGGTAGGGTTCGCCGCTCTCGCCGGCGTCTCGGCGCTCAGCCCGCTGTCTCTGATCGGCGTGGCGGCCGGGATCGCGTACCTCGTGGTGTCGTCCCTTCTGCTCGCGCTGGGCCTCCGCCGCCGTGGCGCTGCGCGCTTCGGACAGGCGAACATCGTGACCGCGACCCGGTCCGTGCTCGTCGGGCTCATCACCGCGATCGTCGTCTCGTCGTTCACCGAGAGCGTCTCGACGCCACTCCTCGTGTCGCTCTCGGCGATCGCGCTCGCCCTGGACGGCGTCGACGGCTACGTCGCCCGTCGCACGTCGAGCGAGAGCGAGCTCGGCGCGCAGTTCGACATGGAGGTCGACGCGTTCCTGCTGCTCGTCCTGAGCGTGTACTGCGGCCCCATCGTCGGGTGGTGGGTGCTCGCCTTCGGGCTCATGAGGTACGCGTTCGTCGCGGCGGGGCTCGTGCTGGCGTGGATGCGCACTCCCCTGCCGCCGCGGTACTGGCGCAAGGCGGTCGCGGCGATCTGCGGCGTCGCCCTCACGGTCGTGGCGAGCCGCCTGTTTCCCGAGGTCGTCGCGATGGGCGTCGCGCTCGCGGCGCTCGCCCTCCTCGTGGAGTCCTTCGCGCGAGACGTCACGTGGCTCACGCGGACCCACCTGTCGCGAGTGAACCGCTCGGGCATCCGGCTCGTGTCTACTGAAGAGGCCTCGACAGAAGAGGCCTGA
- a CDS encoding zinc-dependent alcohol dehydrogenase: MDTTNVPAAVHADATDAAIAWWIVAPGEGEHRPEPLPPRGDGDALVRTLWTGISRGTESVVARGEVPESESERMRAPFQSGDFPFPVKYGYLNVGVVEEGPGELLGRTVFSLFPHQSRFVVPADALTPVPDDVPARRAVLAGAVETAVNILWDAQPHLGDRVIVVGAGMIGCAVAVLARRIPGVEVTIVDVDPAKSAVAASLGVAFATPADDLPPADVVIEASGNGAGLQHALRAAVTDGLIVVASWYGSRPVPLDLGADFHSRRLTIRSSQVGAVAASRRSRRSTQDRVALALRLLADPAFDALLTGSSPWTELPRLTANLAEGTAGALCHTIDWSEA, from the coding sequence ATGGATACGACGAACGTACCCGCCGCGGTTCACGCGGATGCCACAGACGCGGCCATCGCATGGTGGATCGTGGCCCCGGGCGAGGGCGAACACCGCCCCGAGCCGCTGCCGCCCCGCGGCGACGGCGACGCCCTCGTGCGCACCCTCTGGACCGGCATCAGCCGCGGAACCGAGAGCGTCGTCGCGCGGGGCGAAGTGCCCGAGAGCGAGTCGGAGCGCATGCGCGCGCCGTTCCAATCCGGCGACTTCCCGTTCCCCGTCAAGTACGGCTACCTCAACGTCGGAGTCGTCGAAGAGGGGCCCGGCGAACTGCTCGGCCGCACGGTCTTCTCGCTCTTCCCGCACCAGTCGCGCTTCGTCGTCCCCGCGGATGCGCTCACCCCGGTGCCCGACGACGTCCCCGCGCGCCGCGCGGTGCTCGCGGGAGCGGTCGAGACCGCCGTCAACATCCTGTGGGACGCCCAGCCGCACCTTGGCGACCGCGTCATCGTCGTCGGGGCGGGAATGATCGGATGCGCCGTGGCCGTGCTCGCGCGCCGCATCCCCGGCGTCGAGGTGACGATCGTCGACGTCGACCCCGCGAAGTCCGCCGTCGCCGCTTCCCTCGGGGTGGCGTTCGCCACCCCGGCCGACGACCTCCCGCCCGCGGACGTCGTGATCGAGGCGAGCGGCAACGGCGCAGGGCTGCAGCACGCGCTTCGCGCGGCGGTCACCGACGGGCTCATCGTCGTGGCGAGCTGGTACGGCAGCCGCCCGGTGCCGCTCGACCTCGGCGCCGACTTCCACTCGCGGCGGCTCACGATACGGTCCAGTCAGGTGGGAGCGGTCGCCGCGAGCAGACGGTCGCGACGATCGACTCAGGACCGCGTGGCGCTCGCGCTCCGCCTGCTCGCCGACCCGGCGTTCGACGCCCTCCTCACAGGCAGCTCGCCGTGGACCGAGCTGCCGCGACTCACCGCGAACCTCGCCGAGGGCACCGCCGGTGCCCTGTGCCACACGATCGATTGGAGCGAGGCATGA
- a CDS encoding 6-pyruvoyl trahydropterin synthase family protein, with product MTFSLTVRDHIMIAHSLRGEVFGPAQQLHGATFLVDATFRSADVDENGIVVDIGRASEALRDIVGELTYRNLDEVPELAGVNTTTERLCQIIGDRLAEHARGGDLGGAPLTGITVTLHESHVAWASYEVELS from the coding sequence ATGACCTTCAGCCTCACCGTCCGCGACCACATCATGATCGCCCACAGCCTGCGCGGCGAGGTGTTCGGCCCCGCGCAGCAGCTGCACGGCGCGACCTTCCTGGTCGATGCGACCTTCCGGTCGGCCGACGTGGACGAGAACGGCATCGTCGTCGACATCGGCCGCGCGAGCGAGGCGCTGCGCGACATCGTCGGCGAGCTGACGTACCGCAACCTCGACGAGGTGCCCGAGCTCGCGGGCGTGAACACGACGACGGAGCGCCTGTGCCAGATCATCGGCGACCGGCTCGCCGAGCACGCGCGGGGCGGCGATCTGGGAGGAGCGCCGCTCACGGGCATCACGGTGACGCTGCACGAGTCCCACGTGGCCTGGGCCTCGTACGAGGTGGAGCTGTCGTGA
- a CDS encoding glycosyltransferase, which translates to MTPPPVVWFVVPKGIDDPARVSGGNVYDREVRDGLPGRGWTVSVVECADGAGVASALRSAPDATLVLIDGLAAGWAAAEVEAAATRLRIVVLAHMLVAAFPDATEPAIEAERRMLRHAHRVIVTGRWTGEEVARRGLADVDRITVAAPGARAESTAQPEHDADLLCVGVIAPHKGQDLLLDALDRVPTKDWRCTIAGSTDSYREFAARVVQRAAAFDGRVHLPGVLVGEALADAYRRSALLVAPSRVESAGMAIADARARGLPVVGTAVGGIPDTVVGGGALLVLPDDPDALANALTSWMTDPALRTRLRAEALRAREHLPTWDDTVSTIADVLEAA; encoded by the coding sequence GTGACCCCACCGCCCGTCGTGTGGTTCGTCGTCCCGAAGGGCATCGACGATCCGGCTCGGGTGAGCGGCGGCAACGTGTACGATCGCGAGGTGCGCGACGGGCTCCCCGGCCGCGGCTGGACGGTGTCGGTCGTCGAGTGCGCGGACGGGGCGGGCGTGGCATCCGCTCTCCGTTCCGCTCCCGACGCGACACTCGTGCTGATCGACGGGCTCGCGGCCGGCTGGGCGGCCGCCGAGGTCGAGGCTGCCGCGACGAGGCTGCGGATCGTGGTGCTCGCGCACATGCTGGTCGCCGCGTTCCCCGACGCGACCGAGCCGGCGATCGAGGCGGAGAGACGGATGCTGCGCCACGCGCACCGCGTGATCGTGACGGGTCGCTGGACCGGCGAGGAGGTGGCGCGACGAGGCCTCGCCGACGTCGATCGCATCACCGTGGCCGCGCCCGGCGCACGCGCCGAGAGCACCGCCCAGCCGGAGCACGACGCGGATCTCCTGTGCGTCGGCGTCATCGCCCCGCACAAGGGGCAGGACCTCCTGCTCGACGCCCTCGACCGGGTCCCGACGAAGGACTGGAGGTGCACGATCGCCGGCTCTACCGACTCGTATCGCGAGTTCGCCGCGCGCGTCGTGCAGCGCGCGGCGGCGTTCGACGGCCGCGTGCACCTCCCCGGCGTGCTCGTCGGCGAAGCCCTCGCCGACGCCTACCGTCGCAGCGCGCTCCTCGTGGCGCCGTCGCGCGTCGAGAGCGCGGGCATGGCGATCGCGGATGCGCGCGCCCGCGGCCTGCCGGTCGTGGGCACCGCCGTCGGCGGCATCCCCGACACAGTTGTGGGCGGCGGCGCGCTCCTCGTCCTCCCCGACGACCCCGACGCGCTCGCGAACGCGCTCACGTCCTGGATGACCGACCCCGCGCTCCGCACGCGCCTGCGCGCAGAAGCGCTCCGCGCGCGCGAGCACCTGCCGACGTGGGACGACACCGTCTCCACGATCGCCGACGTCTTGGAGGCCGCATGA
- a CDS encoding SAM-dependent methyltransferase, with protein MTSISVAAPDWLAQRAIADDASRSVELAEELARMLPPGPLVVHDLGAGTGAMTRWLAPRLGGPQRWVLRDGDEGILHHVDLAATVDAEGRPVVAEATVEDLTSLPPDAFHGASAVTASALLDVITAEEAAHIVAACVDARTPALFSLTVTGAVRMGPSDAGTIALESEIAAAFNDHQRRETAGRRLLGPDAVSLVATGFEAAGWSVRRAPTPWRLAATDGPLIAQWLDGWLRAAVEERSDLARPADELRRTRLAQNALCRLRVTVSHEDLLAWPPQPPGTGSASGGG; from the coding sequence ATGACCTCGATCTCGGTCGCGGCCCCCGACTGGCTCGCGCAGCGGGCGATCGCCGACGACGCGTCGCGCTCCGTCGAACTCGCTGAGGAGCTGGCGCGGATGCTCCCGCCCGGCCCCCTCGTCGTGCACGACCTCGGTGCGGGCACCGGCGCCATGACGCGCTGGCTCGCGCCGCGCCTGGGCGGACCGCAGCGGTGGGTGCTGCGCGACGGCGACGAGGGCATCCTCCATCACGTCGACCTCGCGGCGACGGTCGACGCCGAGGGGCGACCCGTCGTCGCGGAGGCCACCGTCGAGGATCTGACCTCCCTTCCGCCGGACGCATTCCACGGGGCGTCGGCGGTCACGGCATCCGCCCTGCTCGATGTGATCACGGCCGAAGAGGCCGCGCACATCGTCGCGGCGTGCGTCGACGCCCGGACGCCCGCACTGTTCAGCCTCACCGTGACGGGGGCGGTCCGCATGGGGCCGTCCGACGCGGGAACGATCGCACTCGAGAGCGAGATCGCGGCCGCGTTCAACGACCATCAGCGTCGCGAGACGGCCGGTCGCCGGCTCCTGGGGCCGGATGCCGTGTCTCTCGTCGCCACCGGGTTCGAAGCCGCCGGCTGGAGCGTGCGGCGCGCGCCGACCCCGTGGCGGCTCGCGGCGACGGACGGCCCGCTCATCGCCCAATGGCTCGACGGGTGGTTGCGCGCGGCGGTCGAGGAACGGTCCGATCTCGCCCGTCCCGCCGACGAGCTGCGCCGCACGCGTCTCGCGCAGAACGCCCTCTGCCGGCTGCGGGTCACCGTCTCGCACGAGGACCTTCTCGCGTGGCCGCCGCAACCCCCTGGGACCGGGAGTGCGTCCGGGGGAGGATAG